In Calliopsis andreniformis isolate RMS-2024a chromosome 6, iyCalAndr_principal, whole genome shotgun sequence, a single genomic region encodes these proteins:
- the LOC143181182 gene encoding coiled-coil domain-containing protein 124 produces MPKKFVGENSKAVAARARKAAVKEAETTKKALEAEEKAWQDDDKQVMKKKQKQEELEKKRQQQLEKKAEVKALLEKEMATIKVGGKQPTAKVTRAEIVAVTEKRNQVAMKKKEDEKPIEENLNRLTIEGETAHTIDTALAILSTKEPEVDRHPEKRMKAAYASFEERMMPVIKEQNPTLRLSQLKQILKKEWMKSPENPLNQKLLLNR; encoded by the exons ATGCCGAAAAAATTCGTCGGTGAAAACAGCAAAGCTGTTGCTGCCAGAGCGAGGAAAGCAGCGGTAAAAGAAGCTGAAACTACGAAAAAGGCTTTGGAAGCGGAAGAAAAGGCCTGGCAAGATGACGATAAACAAGTAATGAAGAAAAAACAAAAACAA GAAGAATTAGAAAAGAAGCGTCAACAGCAATTAGAAAAGAAGGCAGAAGTGAAAGCTCTTCTTGAGAAGGAAATGGCAACTATAAAAGTAGGTGGCAAGCAACCTACAGCAAAGGTGACAAGAGCAGAGATTGTGGCAGTAACAGAGAAACGAAATCAGGTTGCAATGAAAAAGAAGGAAGACGAAAAACCTATTGAGGAAAACTTGAATAGATTAACAATTGAAGGGGAAACAGCACACACTATAGATACAGCCTTAGCAATATTAAG tACAAAGGAACCAGAGGTTGATCGTCACCCGGAGAAGCGCATGAAAGCCGCTTACGCCAGCTTCGAAGAGAGAATGATGCCTGTTATTAAAGAACAAAATCCTACACTAAGGCTAAGTCAATTAAAACAAATATTGAAGAAGGAATGGATGAAATCGCCAGAAAATCCACTGAATCAAAAGTTACTCTTGAATCGTTGA
- the Vdup1 gene encoding arrestin family protein Vdup1 has protein sequence MTRKLSKFLILFDNTNLLYFPGHFLSGRVLIELDDEAYVSGLHFHVIGEGVVRVRSQRAERVYDKENYIDFRMRLLGEPGEGPSLLSPGIHSFPFKLGLPLGLPSTFLGKHGWVQYYCKAALREPGGLTHKNQQVFIVMNPIDLNLEPPILAQPARQEIEQRVGVSCVSGGPVICRVSLDRGGYVPGETIGISATVSNRSKVTMKSTKASLTETIQYLCRGKVLASETRELASVSRGKIRPGEGEEWLNEQMYVPPLPPTNLRGCHLINVLYHVYFVISPKSLDKEIKLQIPIVLATYPLRQEGAPAGTAPSKRGAHYPSTLPIFRPWLDDKAFEIQE, from the exons ATGACGCGAAAGCTGAGCAAGTTCCTTATACTCTTCGATAATaccaatctgttgtattttcctGGACACTTTTTGTCTGGACGTGTTCTCATCGAGTTGGACGATGAGGCCTA CGTTTCAGGATTGCATTTCCATGTCATCGGGGAAGGAGTGGTCCGCGTGCGTAGTCAGCGGGCCGAAAGGGTGTACGACAAAGAGAACTACATagattttcgtatgagattacTGGGAGAGCCGG GAGAGGGACCATCGCTACTGTCACCAGGGATCCACAGCTTTCCATTCAAATTAGGCCTGCCCCTGGGTCTGCCGTCCACTTTCCTGGGCAAACATGGCTGGGTGCAGTATTACTGCAAGGCTGCACTTCGAGAGCCTGGTGGATTGACCCACAAGAACCAACAAGTGTTCATCGTAATGAACCCTATCGATCTGAACCTGGAACCGCCGATTCTGGCA CAACCAGCCAGACAGGAAATCGAACAACGAGTCGGTGTATCCTGTGTCTCTGGAGGACCCGTGATTTGCAGGGTGAGCCTCGACAGAGGTGGCTATGTACCCGGAGAAACTATCGGCATTTCAGCGACTGTCAGCAATCGGAGCAAG GTGACGATGAAGTCGACTAAAGCATCCTTGACCGAAACAATTCAGTACCTGTGCCGAGGTAAAGTGCTCGCCAGCGAGACGCGAGAGTTGGCGAGCGTATCCAGGGGGAAAATCCGCCCTGGCGAAGGCGAGGAGTGGCTCAACGAGCAAATGTACGTTCCTCCATTGCCGCCCACCAATCTGAGGGGGTGCCACCTCATCAACGTCCTTTATCACGTTTAC TTCGTAATCAGCCCAAAGAGCTTGGATAAGGAAATCAAACTGCAAATACCAATAGTCTTAGCTACGTATCCTTTGAGACAGGAAGGTGCGCCAGCAGGAACCGCGCCCTCCAAAAGAGGAGCTCATTATCCGTCAACGTTGCCCATATTTCGACCGTGGTTGGACGATAAGGCTTTCGAAATACAAGAGTGA
- the LOC143181180 gene encoding uncharacterized protein LOC143181180, giving the protein MVLCYKMERKVIDQKEYLKKYLSSGNSDDKKKKKKKKLKVGAKTVKIIDDDIDLKNMRPIDENEFDIFINAEDAPQIAGIVDERGPVDFTDRRRWKIISNDQDGDLTFTSQDVGSKKSKTVCLDDDLSPPRVSKSLEKQKNKSNAREDNGRDNDLSPPRRKSKKHESESDSSTDTEISSHKLKKKMRKKASDSDLSPPRQTKNYDSDISPPRKSKKHKSEKSMKHKNETDSDLSPPRRSRRDSDSDLSPPRKKKNYDSDLSPPRKSKKHKSEKNMKHKNETDSDLSPPRKSRRDSDSDLSPPRKKKNYDSDLSPPRKSKKHRSEKNAHKNESDSDMGPPRKSRKDSDPDLSPPRKKKTKHYDLDLSPPRRHDKHKSSQKDRNNDTDLSPPRKHKHREHKDKRDHKHSDRSSRTDRKHDSGMSPPHRTHRELDSRSREDERDSYKLKKSRWNDVSEYDYRHSHKESSYRKEQSMQDINDNQRTESRHKDDKEGNDKRMKKTLDGKTAGLQNARALREETEAHKKREAEHFNKLSKEVTGVGQAAVVRDTKTGKKRNLEAEAAEEREKQKRQAELDQKYAKWGKGLKQVEDREEKLKDDLYEMSKPLARYADDPDLDKRLKEQEREGDPMLEYIKQKQIKEGKRKPDRPAYGGSYMPNRFGIKPGHRWDGVDRSNGYEKKWFEAQNAKVARQEEAYKWSTSDM; this is encoded by the exons ATGGTGTTATGTTATAAGATGGAGAGGAAGGTTATAGATCAAAAggaatatttaaagaaatatttatctTCGGGTAATAGCGATgataagaaaaagaagaaaaagaaaaagctgAAAGTAGGAGCAAAAAC AGTAAAGATCATTGATGATGACATAGACTTGAAGAACATGAGACCAATTGATGAAAATGAATTTGATATTTTCATCAATGCAGAAGATGCACCTCAAATTGCTGGTATTGTGGATGAACGAGGACCTGTTGATTTCACGGATAGAAGAAGATGGAAAATAATATCTAATGATCAAGATGGAGATTTGACTTTTACCAGTCAAGACGTAGGGAGCAAAAAGTCTAAAACTGTTTGTTTAGATGATGACTTGTCTCCTCCAAGAGTTTCTAAATCCTTAGAAAAGCAGAAGAATAAGTCAAATGCAAGGGAAGACAATGGCAGAGACAATGACTTAAGTCCACCTAGAAGAAAATCTAAAAAACATgagagtgaaagtgatagtagTACAGATACAGAAATTTCATCTCACAAACTGAAAAAGAAGATGAGAAAAAAAGCATCTGATTCTGACTTAAGTCCACCTAGGCAAACTAAAAATTATGATTCAGACATAAGTCCTCCTAGGAAGAGTAAGAAACATAAATCTGAAAAGAGTATGAAACACAAAAATGAAACTGATTCAGATTTGAGTCCACCTAGAAGAAGCAGAAGAGATTCTGATTCCGATTTAAGTCCTCctagaaagaaaaagaattatGATTCAGATTTAAGTCCCCCTAGGAAGAGTAAGAAACATAAATCTGAAAAGAATATGAAACACAAAAATGAAACTGATTCAGATTTGAGTCCACCTAGAAAAAGCAGAAGAGATTCTGACTCTGATTTAAGTCCCCCtagaaagaagaaaaattaCGATTCAGATTTAAGTCCACCTAGGAAAAGTAAGAAACATAGGTCTGAGAAGAATGCGCACAAAAATGAAAGCGATTCAGATATGGGTCCTCCTAGAAAAAGCAGGAAAGATTCTGATCCTGATTTAAGTCCaccaagaaaaaagaaaactaaACATTATGATTTAGACTTAAGCCCACCAAGAAGACATGATAAACACAAAAGTTCACAAAAAGATAGAAACAATGATACTGATTTAAGTCCACCCAGGAAGCATAAACACAGAGAACACAAGGATAAAAGAGATCACAAGCATTCTGATAGAAGTTCCAGGACAGACAGAAAACATGATTCAGGGATGAGTCCACCTCATAGAACACACAGAGAGCTTGACAGTAGATCTAGAGAAGATGAAAGAGATTCTTATAAACTTAAGAAGAGCAGATGGAATGATGTGTCTGAATATGATTACAGACACTCTCATAAAGAGAGTTCTTACAGGAAAGAACAATCCATGCAGGATATTAATGATAATCAAAGGACAGAATCAAGACACAAAGACGATAAGGAGGGTAATGATAAACGAATGAAGAAAACattggatggaaaaacagcAGGTTTGCAAAATGCAAGGGCATTACGTGAAGAAACTGAAGCTCATAAAAAACGAGAAGCTGAACACTTTAACAAG CTTAGTAAAGAAGTTACAGGAGTTGGTCAAGCTGCAGTCGTACGAGACACCAAGACAGGTAAAAAACGTAACTTAGAAGCAGAAGCAGCTGAAGAACGTGAAAAACAGAAACGACAAGCGGAATTAGACCAGAAGTATGCTAAGTGGGGAAAAGG GTTAAAACAAGTGGAGGATCGCGAAGAAAAGCTGAAAGACGATCTTTACGAAATGAGTAAACCATTGGCGAGGTACGCAGATGACCCTGACTTAGACAAGAGACTTAAAGAACAAGAAAGGGAAGGTGATCCTATGTTAGAATACATCAAACAGAAACAGATTAAAGAGGGAAAGAGAAAACCAG ATCGACCAGCATATGGAGGGTCGTATATGCCAAATCGTTTTGGCATTAAACCTGGCCATCGATGGGATGGTGTTGACAGAAGTAACGGGTACGAGAAAAAATGGTTCGAAGCACAGAACGCGAAGGTAGCTCGTCAAGAAGAAGCTTACAAATGGAGTACCTCTGACATGTAA